The nucleotide sequence TTCTCAAGGATTTGAGATATAATCAAGAGGATAAGGAGTGAACAAAAATGGCAGAAAACAGGCAATACGACCATGAATACAAAGTACAGGCAGTGAAACTGGCAAAGGAAATCGGACAAGCAAAGGCCGCTAAAGAACTGGGGGTTCCAAAGAATACCATGTATGGCTGGGTACGGGCCAACCGCCCTGGCAGCCTCGACCTTGGGGCAGGTTCACAAACTCCGCAAAGCGCCATGACCCTTAACCAGGAACTTCTTCAGCTCCGCCAGCTGGTTAAGGAACAGGAAAAAGAAATCCGCCGTTTGAAGAAGGAAAATGACTTTCTGGAGGAAGCCAGCGCTTTTTTCGCCGCGAGCCGTCTGAGGTCAGCAAAAACGAAAGAATGAAGTTCATTGCTCTTAAAACCAAAGACGGCAAATTAAAAGGGGATATCTTCTTTTACTGTAGAACCCTTCATGTCAGCAGGCAGGGATTCTACCAGTACCTTGCAAATAAAGACCGCCCATGGAAGTATCAGCCCCTGGCAGACGCCATGATGGAAATCCTTGAGGAAGATGATTGTAATGACACCTACGGCCGGATCCGTATGTATCAGGCATTAATGTTAAAACAGCCTGAAAATGTGGATATTCCCAGCGAACGTACTGTTTACCGTGTCATGGAGGATATCGGCATCAGCCACCATCCCAGGCGCAAACCAAACGGAATCACGAAAGCGGATCGGCAAGCCCGGAAATCAGAAGATCTGTTAAAACGTGATTTTAAGTCAGAGAAGCCGCTGGTCAAGTGTGTAACAGACATAACAGAGATCAAAGCCAGCGATGGAAAGCTGTATGTTTCGGCTGTTTTTGACTGCTTCGATTCCAGCGTGGTTGGACTGGCGATGGATACTAATATGAAAGCTCCATTATGTGCGCGGACACTGGAAAACGCGGCGAAGACATATCCGGACATCCATGGGGCAATTATCCACAGTGACAGGGGAAGCCAGTACACGAGCCAGCTTTACCGGGATGTAATCCGGAAGTATGGCATACGGCAGAGCATGAACAGTGCAGGCGGCAGATGCCATGATAACGCCCGCTGCGAGAGCATGTGGGCCAGAATGAAATCTGAACTACTCTATGACCGTTACGATACAGAGAAGATGAGCACGGATGAACTGAAAACCCTGATCTGGAGATATTTCATCAGCTATTGGAATAACCGGAGGATCTGTTCCTCTAATGGAGGCCTTCCTCCCATGATAAAACGGCAGCGATACTATGATTCCCTGAAAGAAGCAGCATAGGATACAAAATCCCTGAGGAAAATGTGTCAACTAATCTTGACAAAATCAATTCGCAATAACAGTTCCCGAATATGTATGATTCCCTGCGGGTCTAAACCATTGATAGGCTCGTCAAGTATAAGCAGTTCTGGTCTTGTGAGGAAAGCCCTTGCAAGGGCAAGCCGCTGTTTCATCCCTAAAGAAAATTTTCCTACGGCTTTATTGCCTGTTTCTGAAATCCCCAGCAATGACAGGGTTTCCCCGATATTTTCATATCCTGCGCCCATATATCTGCAATGCAGTTCCAAGTTGTCATAAGCCGACAAATGGTTATAAAAAACAGGGCTTTCGATAATGCTTCCAATATGGGAAAAAACAGGGCTGTTTCCGCCTGCAACACGCTCGCCTAGCAAACATACCGTTCCACAGTCGGGGCGTATGATATGGTACAGCGTCTTCATCAGTGACGTTTTCCCCGCCCCGTTTGCCCCTAAAAATCCATAAATCTCACCCTGTTTTACCCTCATGCAGATATTTTTCAGTATGGGGCAGCCATCTATGGATTTTGATAAATTCTGAACTTCAACCGCATATGTCATTCGTGCGCCCCCTTTTCAGAAAGCAGCCGCCTTTTAAAGATAAAAGTTGTTTTCTGCGCAAGCCCGATAAGGGAATATTGCGAACTGCCTATGTATGGGCAGGCAAAAGACGTTGTCAGTTCCCATCCGTCTTTGCCATACTGGTTTAACTTGTCTGCCAGCAGGCTGTCTGGTTTATCAGTTTCCTTGCTGTCAACAAACATTATTTTGTACTCAAATTTCTCCATAAAGACCTCCTTCATTTAAAAATATCAGCCACAAGGCTGTCCACCATGAACTCAAAAACAGCAAAATAGTCACAGGTGACAGAAAGTGTCTCTTTTGCATTGATAGTAGATAGCAATGCACTCAATATCCCATACGCCTTAGATTCTTCCATTTTCAGTTCAAGGCTGGCGGCGCGGACCGCCTGCCTGAAAAAATCGAAGCTGTCAAATTTAACTTTTTTTATTGTTTCTTCTGGCAGTTTTGTGATAAAGGATTGGAAATCTGGCGTATTGACGTTATACAGGAAAGGCTTGCTGTCATATTCCTTAAAAAGCTCTTTCATTGATTCGGCAAATCCGTCCTTTGTCCGTCTGTCCCTGTTAATCGCAAAAATCTTTTCTTCCAACCTCCTTTGTATGGTTTCGATTGTTTCAAAAAACAAATCTTCTTTGGTTGGGTACAGCGTATAAAATGTTCCGACTGATATCCCCGCTTTCTCACACAGGCTTTTAATGCTTGTCTTTTTATACCCCTGTGTTATCCAGCATTCTTCGCATAATTCTTTCAGCCTTTTGCGAATATTCTCTTTGTCAGTATCTGAAAGCACTGGCTTTGATGGCATGTCTGTTTCTCTCCTTCCTGAATTATATTTACGAATATTCTTATATAATGTTCGTAAATATAATAACATTCTCTAGGGATATTGTCAAGAAAAAGACTTATTAAAAAAATGACGGTAAAAATATGACGGGCATTTGCCTTATAACCTTATGAAATATAATTGAGCCAATGAACTGTGACGATAGGGCAGCATGTCCATTCTTTTTTAGACATAAAAGCACCCCAACGATTCACTTTATATTTTGGCAGTTTAAACAAGAGTATGGTTACACCTATGAAAAGCATACTCATGCCAATAATTCCTGTTGACATTGGGTTAAGTAAAGTGCTTTGTATAAAAGTTTACATCCAAAAAAATATGCATCACCTTTTTCTGCGGTATAACCTATATTCATTTCGGTCTTACAGATAAAAAGGCGATAGAGCTTCTTTTACTCCATCGCCTTTTTATTATGCGTAGATAATTTCTTCGTTCACAATCTCCATCGCACATGCCCTTATGTTATTTAAGCGTTGTACCCATTCTAAGGCGTTTTCTGCCTTTAGTTGTTCTGTTATACCCTGTGCCTGCTTCATATCCTCTATGAGCCTTTTAAATCGTTCCTGTGCCTGCCTGTCAATGTTGGCAAGGTAGGCGTTGAGTTTACCGCTTGTGAGAAGATTCGTGTATGTAACCTTGTGGTACTGTTTCAGATAGTCCAGATGCCGCTGTCCCCATGTGCCTATCGGCTGTTCTTCTTCGGCGGGTAAAGCTATACATGGAATTAGATAATCGCCTTTCCGTTCGTATTTGCCGCCCAGTTCCTCAAATAATATATTTGCCATTTTCTGTTACCTCCAGATAAAATATTCACTCCACACTCTTGTGTCTGTTGTCTTAAACAAAATTTTGAGTTTTCTCCTTATCTGGTTTCATTCATGTATAGGAGATAAAAGGGAAGTATGTATTTTCGGTGCTACTTCCCTTTTAATTTGCCAGATAAAAACCGTCTAACGCCTTTTGTTTATGTCCGCAATCTCCTTTTTTTCTTTTTGATAGCGTTCTTCATATTGTGAAAAAGTAAAAGGTCTTACTTTCTTTAGGAACATGGGATTTTCAGTGCTTTTGTCTGTTCTGGCTTTCATATTTGCCCTAAATTCGTCATAATCTTTTATCATAGACTTTATCCCCTCCTGTCTGCCGCTTTCTGGCGTTCCTCCTGTTTGATTTCTTTCATATTCTCATAGCTGTCTTTCAATTCTTCATCATTTGTGGCGGCAATCCTTTCTTCTATCTTTTTTCTAAGATGTCGGTTGTCAAAATTATCCCATAAAATACCAATGCGCTCTTGATGAGATTTTGCATTGTCAGCTTTCTCCATTGCCACGCCTGCCGCCTTTACAAGTTCGCCATCCGTTTTGATGAACCTGTCAACAACATTCTTAACGCCTGTAAATTGCATTGTCGGGTCATGCAGTGCCGCCGGGTCTTTTTCTGCCAGTATGGAAAGCATTTCATTCTGTATATCCGGCGTTGATGTACGAAGCATATTAGCAAGTACAAAACTACGGTCTAAAGAACTTCCTTCATTCAGTGCTTTTGAAATCATCCGCTTTGCCTGTTCCCGGCTGTCCAGACGTACATTAGAATAGGAATTTGTATATGATTCTTCCATTTTGTAAATATAATTGTCCGAAGATGTAACAGGGAAGCATTGGTCCTGGAAATAATGAAAGTGCCGGGAAGCGAAAAAGCGCTTCTGTCACAAAAGGCAATCCTTACATAAAAAGTATGCTTTGCGAAATTGCCTGGGTGATCGCCGGGAAGCGGAATACCTATCTATCTGCCTGGTATTGGAGAATCAAGCAGAAGAAGGGCGCCAAAAAGGCTATTGTCGCCCTTGCCAGAAAACTTCTCGTAATCATTTACACCATGCTCAAACAGGGCACTCTTTTCGATGAATCCTGTTTTGAAGCCAGACGTAAAAACTGTGAACAAAAACAGCTTTCCCGGTACATACGGGAATTAGAGAAGCATGGCTATCATGTGGAAGTACAAGCCTGATTCTTTGCATTAGCAATATTTCACTGACAGCAGCCAGTTTTATGACTGCTTTATTGTGATGCTTCCAGGATTGTTGAAAACATTTGTTGTCAAGGTTCAATTCCTGGCTATGAACTTTATTTTCGTAGCAAGATACAAATCTATGACAAACAATCTTTTAAATAGTTTAGGACTTAATATCCGACCATGCAAAACATAAGAAAATCTGCCATACTCTTTATCCGAATACTCAACAAAAATGATATGTACTTAGCATAAGTTAGTGCTAATAACAATCATATTTTCTTGATTTCAAAGCATCTAAAACATCCTAATATATACTTTGACATATTCTTTGACATAAAATCATCACTCATTGCAGCCTTAGATAACAGTTCATTGCTACCGCAAACCGTTAGGAAAGTAATAGACTGCTGCCCTCTGTGACTCTACAGGCTTGAAATAATCATCCGGGTTTTCTCCTGCTTCTATCAATTCTCGCCGACATTGCTCTATCTGCTGTAAAAGTTCTTCCCGACTTTCACCGGTTATCGCCATTACATCATCTAAAGAGAAATACTCATGTTCATTAAATACAGATGCAAGGCTCATTCTCAAACCGCTGTAGATAGCTTCTAATGACAAATCATAGTTCTGTATGCCATCATCTATAATCGGTTCTAATTCGGCTCTGGTAACGCCATATTTTCCATAATCCGTAAGCAGATTGTTTATAATCATTTCTCTATCCATACATTTTCTACCTCATTCTTTCCTTACTTTAATCCACCCTATCACCTCAAATTATCATGATCTAATGGCCATATTTACTCTACTATTGTGTTTAGCTTTGTATCTGCCAGATAAGGAAGCGTTGCATTACTACCGTTATCCTCTGCCATATTCCCCAACTTTGGAAGCTGTGCGGCTGTCAAAGCGTGCGTTGTTTTCGTATTTGGTATATTTTCCTCAATAGAAACTGTGTCTTTATACAAACACCAGTTCTTTAAGAGGAATATCCAAACTGGCGGCGATACTTGACCGCTTAATGTCATATGTAATGCCGTGCAAAGTGCTTGAACGCCCGGTCTAATACTGGAATCCTCGCAAAACTGGAAAAACATATCAATCCTTTCTTTCAATTCTAAGTTTGTTTTCGGCTTTCCCATATCATAAAGTTGTCTCAAACTGTGAATAATTGCTTTTACCTTGACCGGGTTCATCTCTGTTAGTTGTCCTTGTGGTGCTTTTCCTGCCATAATTTATTAACTCTCATTCTGAAAAAAATTATAAAATTCAATCTTTTTTAATTGACGTTACCTTTGTGTGTGACTTAGCCTATTCCTTACTCTTTCATTACTCTTTATTGCTTCCACAGAGAGAGTCAGCTATCACACACACCGTGGAAGCCTTATTCTTACTGCATTTGTGCAAATATGTATTTTCCATGTAAAACCCTTAAAGAAATTATTTTTTCTTATACCCCATTGAAAATACACAACACGCACAAACTATGTTTTTTCCTCTTTGCTGATTCGCTCAAACTCCGTCAGTTCTGCAAGTATCAAATCTTTTGCAAATCGTGAATTATCGTACTTTTTGTGCAGCTTGTCCGCATCAGCAATCACCGCTTCCCAAAATTCATCCTCATTGCAAATTCTATCAATATACTGCTTATGAAACTGCCAAATTTCACGATATACCTCGAAATAGTCCATATACTGTACCTCTCACTAATCAAATGGTAATGGCTCTGATTCATCAATTTCAATAAAATCTTCACTTGCAAAATCATACCCCCCGGATAATGTTGCGAACCGTTTTGCCGTTCACTGTTCCGGATGCCTTGTAAATGTTCTTTGACTTCACATCATCAATAAAATTCCGCTTATTTTCTGTATGAAAACCGTTATCGTTGCACCATTCCTCATATTTTTCATATAAATCCTTAATAGCAATATTGCACCCTTTTTTCTCCACAAGGCAGTCATTGATAAAGTTTTGCATTTTATCAGAGGAATTAGCGTATTCCACTGTAGCCGCCCGGATATTCTCCGGCTCGTCCAACCCTTCTTTACAAAAAAGTAACCATCCAGAAATACACCAGTTTAAGATTCCGCTTAATGCATTGCCTGTAGATAATTTATTCTTTAGCGTTTTATCCTGTTCACTCTCCGCAAAATGTCGGTCAAATGAAATAACCTGTACCCGGTCTGACTTAAAAATAGTGGTATCACTGACAACAGGAAGATAATTTGTGTTACAAATCAGTTTAAAGCAAGGCGTAAACTGGAACTCGGACTGATGTAAAAATCTTGCCGATATGGTATCTCGTCCAGTCATACTTTTTAGCAACGCAACATCCAACGCCATTCTTTTTGCGGTTCTGATGCAACTGCAAGAAATTTCACATTGTACTTACAACAGGTGAGTGCTAAAATTATGTGAAAATTTTATGAAGTGCTGATTCCGTGCGGTTTCTGGCTGTTCATGCTTATATATTTTATCTGTTTTACATACATACCATTTACACATTTTTTGCTTTTTACACACAGAGAACCACCATCCAATCATTGAAGGAGGAACATCAACCGGATAAAGAAGATTCAGGAAACAAAAAATTCTTGCTTCCTGCCTCCGGATATGCTATATTAGACACAGGAAAAGGGAAAGCCATAGAAGCGGCTCTACCCACAACGTTGTTTTTGTTTACCTCTGCTTATGCAAAGGCAAGCCGTCACTGGTGCGAATAGTGGCGGCTATTTCTTTTTTCCCTTGTAAATCTGATAAATCAAATTAGCAAGGGCGACAATGAGTATACCTGTCTGAATCAAATCCTGATATGTAACATACATTGTTTCACCCTTCTTTCTTTCGTCTGGAGGGCTGCTTAAACCCTCCGAATAAAAAAGAGGGGCAAAGCCGCCTTTGGCTCTATGGCTTTCCCATGACATCTTGACAAACATACCAACGGTATGATAATGTATAACATACTACCAGTATGTTTAATTTCAACTACTGAGACAGGAGGTTTCATCTATGAATCAGAAACTGTTTACAAAAGATTTCACTCTGGTTGTGGCGGGACAGATTATATCCCTGTTCGGCAACGCAGCCATAAGATTTGCGCTGCCTTTGTATCTGCTGAATCTGACAGGCTCATCGGCTCTTTACGGGACAGTGACAGCCTGCGCTTTCATTCCGGCCATTCTGCTGTCTCCTGTGGGAGGCATTGTGGCAGACCGGGTAAACAAAAGAAATATTATGGTCATACTGGATTTTTTTACAGCGGCAGTTCTCCTGACCTTTTCGCTGTGCATGGAGGGCGGACATCTGATTCCCCTTCTGACCATCACGCTGATGTTATTATACGGTATTGCAGGGGCATATCAGCCCTCCGTGCAGGCCAGTATTCCCGCACTGGTACATCCGGAACATTTTATGGCGGCAAATTCTGTAATCAACACCATCAGTTCCTTCGCTTCCCTGACAGGGCCTGTCCTTGGAGGCATTTTATACAGTGCATACGGATTAAAGCCTGTCCTGCTGGTCTGCATGGTCTGTTTTGTTCTGTCGGCGGTAATGGAAATTTTCATACGGATACCATTTCAGAAACAGGCTTCCGGCGAAGGTATTTTGCAGACGGCAAAAACGGATTTTGCAGAGAGCATCCGGTTTATCCGGCAGGAAAAGCCTGTCATCGGAAAAGTCGTGCTGGTAACCTGCGGTATTAACCTCTTTCTGTCGGCCATG is from Lachnospiraceae bacterium JLR.KK002 and encodes:
- a CDS encoding transposase: MAENRQYDHEYKVQAVKLAKEIGQAKAAKELGVPKNTMYGWVRANRPGSLDLGAGSQTPQSAMTLNQELLQLRQLVKEQEKEIRRLKKENDFLEEASAFFAASRLRSAKTKE
- a CDS encoding IS3 family transposase → MKFIALKTKDGKLKGDIFFYCRTLHVSRQGFYQYLANKDRPWKYQPLADAMMEILEEDDCNDTYGRIRMYQALMLKQPENVDIPSERTVYRVMEDIGISHHPRRKPNGITKADRQARKSEDLLKRDFKSEKPLVKCVTDITEIKASDGKLYVSAVFDCFDSSVVGLAMDTNMKAPLCARTLENAAKTYPDIHGAIIHSDRGSQYTSQLYRDVIRKYGIRQSMNSAGGRCHDNARCESMWARMKSELLYDRYDTEKMSTDELKTLIWRYFISYWNNRRICSSNGGLPPMIKRQRYYDSLKEAA
- a CDS encoding ATP-binding cassette domain-containing protein, with the protein product MTYAVEVQNLSKSIDGCPILKNICMRVKQGEIYGFLGANGAGKTSLMKTLYHIIRPDCGTVCLLGERVAGGNSPVFSHIGSIIESPVFYNHLSAYDNLELHCRYMGAGYENIGETLSLLGISETGNKAVGKFSLGMKQRLALARAFLTRPELLILDEPINGLDPQGIIHIRELLLRIDFVKIS
- a CDS encoding DUF4177 domain-containing protein, which gives rise to MEKFEYKIMFVDSKETDKPDSLLADKLNQYGKDGWELTTSFACPYIGSSQYSLIGLAQKTTFIFKRRLLSEKGAHE
- a CDS encoding TetR/AcrR family transcriptional regulator, whose translation is MPSKPVLSDTDKENIRKRLKELCEECWITQGYKKTSIKSLCEKAGISVGTFYTLYPTKEDLFFETIETIQRRLEEKIFAINRDRRTKDGFAESMKELFKEYDSKPFLYNVNTPDFQSFITKLPEETIKKVKFDSFDFFRQAVRAASLELKMEESKAYGILSALLSTINAKETLSVTCDYFAVFEFMVDSLVADIFK
- a CDS encoding TnpV protein — translated: MANILFEELGGKYERKGDYLIPCIALPAEEEQPIGTWGQRHLDYLKQYHKVTYTNLLTSGKLNAYLANIDRQAQERFKRLIEDMKQAQGITEQLKAENALEWVQRLNNIRACAMEIVNEEIIYA
- a CDS encoding phage/plasmid primase, P4 family, translated to MTGRDTISARFLHQSEFQFTPCFKLICNTNYLPVVSDTTIFKSDRVQVISFDRHFAESEQDKTLKNKLSTGNALSGILNWCISGWLLFCKEGLDEPENIRAATVEYANSSDKMQNFINDCLVEKKGCNIAIKDLYEKYEEWCNDNGFHTENKRNFIDDVKSKNIYKASGTVNGKTVRNIIRGV
- a CDS encoding MFS transporter, which codes for MNQKLFTKDFTLVVAGQIISLFGNAAIRFALPLYLLNLTGSSALYGTVTACAFIPAILLSPVGGIVADRVNKRNIMVILDFFTAAVLLTFSLCMEGGHLIPLLTITLMLLYGIAGAYQPSVQASIPALVHPEHFMAANSVINTISSFASLTGPVLGGILYSAYGLKPVLLVCMVCFVLSAVMEIFIRIPFQKQASGEGILQTAKTDFAESIRFIRQEKPVIGKVVLVTCGINLFLSAMLIVALPYLVTEVLNLEAAQANRFYGFAQGALAAGGLTGGIGAGIFAGRLSIQKAGNLITACAVWVFPMGASLILFSSGIINYIIITVCCFAIMVCSTLFTVQMMSFVQKETPRHLTGKVIAVILTVSMCAQPLGNAMYGVLFELCSGYEYGVVLFSGLVSLVIAVRAGTVFRRFSAE